The following nucleotide sequence is from Ornithodoros turicata isolate Travis chromosome 2, ASM3712646v1, whole genome shotgun sequence.
CACGTGTAGTCCCTATTCACAAAAAAGGTGATCAGTTACTTGTCAGCAATTACCGGCCGGTGTCAATTACTAGTACTAGTTGCAAATTACTTGAACACGTTCTTGTTGTCTACATACAGAAGTTCTTAAGTGACCACAATGTTTTGTCCAAATatcagcatggctttagaaaaaaTATGTCAACTGTCACTCAGCTTGTGGATGTTGTACATGAATTTTCCAGTGTACTAGACAAATGTGGTCAATTAGATGTGTTGTTCTTGGATTTTTGCAAAGCCTTCGACAAAGTCCCACATGGAAAGTTGTTATATCGTTTGGAAAGCTTAGGGCTCCCTGCATTTGTTGTGAGATGGATCCAAACATACCTCAATGACAGGCAACAGTTTGTAGAAATTAGTAATCGTCCTTCAGGCATGTGTGCTGTTAGTTCCGGTGTCCCTCAGGGAAGCGTATTGGGACCGTTGTTGTTCTTAATTTATATCAATGATATTGTTACTGTGATTCCAGAAGGTGTTTCAATAAGGCTATTTGCAGACGATTGTGTGATTTTTAAGGAGGTCACGAGCCATGCTGATCGTTTATTATTACAGAATTCTATGGTAGCAGTTTTAGAATGGTGTAGCCAATGGGGAATGAAGATTAATTTGGATAAGACAGTACTGATGCGACTTGCAAGAAAAAAGTTACCGAGTGTGTTCCCATATTTGCTTGGGAGCCAAGAAATATCCCAAGTCCAGAAGTATAAATACTTGGGGGTGACAATCAATAGTAGACTAACGTGGTCTGATCACATTTCTGACATCTGTGCATTAGCCCTGAAGAAATTAGGATTTATACAAAGGAAACTTAAATATGCACCGGCACAAACAAAGCTACTCGCATATAACACATTTGCTAGATCAAAACTTGAATATGCAGCAGTAGTTTGGGACCCGTATCAGAAAAAGGATATTACACTACTGGAGAGGGTACAGAGAAGAGCCATAAGATTCATTTTTGGGAAATACAGAAGAACTGACTCACCTAGTAAGCTGACGCAGGTAAACAACATTCAGACACTTGAACTGCGCCGAAAAATTTGTCGGATATTATTTCTTCGTAAGGGTCTGATGGGAAATGTCGCATTAAATTTACCAAATTCTCTGAAACCGTCCTTGTTGAGAAGAACACGACACAGTCAGCGGGAACAAATGCTAGCACCAATTTTTGCAAGAACTAATGCATTTAAATATAGTTTCTTTCCTCGAACGATAGAAGATTGGAATTCATTACCCGGAAGTGTTTTCGAGTCAGGTAATTTTATAAGTAACGTGGagcaattttatttttgttctcaaTAGAATGCCTTGTGGTGTTGATAAAAAGTTGATTTAATAGATATAGTGTATGATCGTGTTTTGATGGGTAGATTTACTGAGCTCTGTTTAGTTTGTTTAGTTGTCCATTGTTGAGTATGTGTCAAACATGTATGCCACTCCTGTTTGGGCCACATATTGGCTTACAgtattaataaaaatataaaaaaaactcCGCTATCGGACGACAGTCGGCCTCCTCCTCACGCAATTGCTCCGCGCCAAAATTGGCACTGTCTTCTGccagcacagtctcgaacaactgcgggggggggggggggggggggggggggggggggggggaaggctACCGCccccccggaccccccccccccccccccccccccccccagcgtgtaatatgtactgacctaacctaacctaacctcactacacTTCGTTTAGTGAGGAAAACCAAGCTCTATGGCTGATGCGTAGGAGTCACACAAACGATACCCGTCGAGATCTAGTGCTTTCATCGTGCATTCTTGGCAACGAGCGAGAGGGAACAGGCGAAatgcatgctgggaagagtgcgaggtgtgcgtaagctgtcatacGTAAACAAggggcgcatggagatgacatggtcgccgctgccgaaactttcccggggaaactgatctctggaggaattcgtggaaccgaccgccgcttgattattttggattacgatgcaccatgcaaaattctatccaggtatgtagattagaagtttgaaaccaagtggcgccgctaaactagacatgggCCCTATGTGAATGGACTATGTTCCACTTGAAATATACCGTACTCTATAGAGGTGTAAGGAAGTTCATTGAATAATGCCATATTAGAAGCATCGTGCATTAATGTACTGAACATGTTTAGATATATAAGCGATAGTATCAGCGATAGTATCGCCGCAACATAGCGATCTTACAGACACTAAAACAGATAGTTTCTTTTTGATTGTTTCTAACGAATAGTCAACGCTAAATCGCGCACATCTTCCGCCAACAACTTGAGCTTCTCAGAGGTTATAGGGCACACAGGCGAACGGGTACATCCAAAGTCCAGAGAAGTTACTATACAGCTTGTCGACTTGAGACCTGACAACCAGTGacctaaaagaaaaaaaaatgcagttcAGCTCCTGTCCAAGCTTTCCCGCTACAACGTTATGAATAACGACGAAAGGACGTGTGAAGGCTGGTATGTGAAAAACATGGCGCTTTATGAATAGCTTATTTATGAATTACATTTTAGAGCTACTTTCAACAGAAAGGGCTAAATAGATAGAGGCGCAAGTTACCTGTAACTTGCTTACTGCCAAAGACTGGTTCTCTGATCAGTAGAGGCATCCAGCATTTCCTTTTCACCTCGCTAACCATTGCGGAGAGCTTAGAACATAATGGTTGAAACGCAaaattttgtttttatttgtgtAAAACTAGTGGCACTGGAGACCGTTTCCACGAATAACGGGCCCCAGCAAGAGAAACCTAAAACTGCACTTCTTGCTCGAATTTGCTGTCAGCCCACTCCAGAACGTTGTCGAACTGTTTAAAAGTAGCAGCATGGGGTATTTCGTCTTCAGTACGCTCGAAAAAATACACTACGTGTCTGGAACCCGTAAAATTTTGATGCTGTATGTCGTGTACCAGTTGCACTGTTGCGTTTATCGCAAGTGTTCTGGGTAAATGTCGCAGACACCGCTGGCATTTCTCGCCACGTGTTTCATATAATCCCACGAAACTTAAATTGCAATGTAAATGTCAATGGTGCAATGATCAAATGTCCGCTTGCAAGATTGGCTGAGATTCCCGAAGGGGGCTCAAAGGAATCGGCTCTTGACACTGCGTGTTGAATGTCGCGTTATTATTAGACAACTGTCTGGTAAGCTAAGTTGGTTATGTTAGATGTGCTGTTGTGTAGCAACGTGCCCTGAAAGCGAAAAAAATGGAAGCATTACAACTGAGggtgcattttttcgaacgagTTATAACCATTTTCCAAGCCTGCTCGCTTCGCGGAAGAAAAAAAGATCGAACGACGTTTAAACCAGAGACCGCGCGCACCATTTGTCGTTGGTTTGTGAAATATCGCACAGCCTACACATCGTTGGAAAATCACCAATGTGAATGTCTGGCACAATCGTTTTCAAATTAGCTTCTGAAACAGATCGTGGAAGCTCACACACAGCAAGAGCCTGTATACGATAGCTGAGAGGGTGTGTGCAGCATTCCATCGTAGTGCGGCGCATGACAGCAACTGGTAAGACGAAAAAGTAGGATAAGCGGCTGTCTCATAAGATGACTCCCCTGCACAAGCCGGCTCAGCACGTAGTGCGTGCTGGTAAATAACCGAGAAGCGATTTTTCAATTGGATTGCTTTTTACCAGCGATGGTAAGTGTGTCTCTTACGACAATCGTCGACGATCAACACAGCGGTTAGGTCCCGCTGAGCGTTCAGGGCGCTGTGTAAGGCCTCAACAAAAGCTCCTTCTGCCTTGTCGCCTCTAGATGAAATCGTTCACCATGCGTCTTCCTCAGAGAAGGTGAAACCATGAATTCGGGCAGTGATTGCTCTGGACTTCAAGAAATGAACGAGGCACACACCAGCTTCACCGCTTCACCACAAGCAACCATCAATGGAGAGAAAACATGATGTCTTTGTCTAGGTCATGGGTCACGGTTTTGCATGACAACGCTCGTTCCCATGTGTAACAGAGATATGTCCCAACTGACATCTCTTGAGCTAGGGCACGAAATTTTCTTTATCCTCTATATTCGCACCACATGTCCCAAGCTCAGTGTCTCCCAATCCGGGAGTTGCGACCCCCGGCGGGGTCATGACAGATTCAGTGGGGGTCGCGGAACGGCTCGGTATGAAGAGAACAGCAATTGATGTCCATAGACCATGATCCACCCACTGCTATGCGTCATAAGAGCTCGTGATAGTGATCCCCGAGGTCTGTAACAAACAAACTGACTCTAGCGAATAGGAACAGCAATTCCTGTTGAGACACGTCATTTTTCATTGTGCAGTGGTTTGTAGCCCAGCTGACCCACTGTCATTATATGAACCTTCATATTAAATTTCAGCGACAGTTTTTGGGTATTACTGTTCATTGTTCATTCGCTAAAATCGAAAAGctcaggggagggggggagttACGCGGTATCGTATGATCTCGGTACATCGCAGGGTGGCAGAGTTTAGGAAGCACTGCCTAGCTGATTTTTTCTGTCAGGGAGGCGCTACCAGAACAACATAGATGTGTGTCATGCAGCGGGTGAGTTCTTGACATCACAACCGCGACAGTTCTTCCAGCATGATTTTCAAACTATGGCACAGCGCTGGCAGCGGTGTCTGGATGCCAACGGTGACCACTTTTATTCGGCAAATACCGGTTTATTAATGTTATACACGCATTAACATGATTGTCTCCCGCACGTTTGATCAACATCGATATAAATGGGTTGTTGGGTGTCGCTTTACAAAACATTCGCAGCGTCTTTTGCGTTTCCAGGGTCACAGTCACGGTTATAGTCTATGTCGTagatgatttatttattttttgtttttgttttgcattGCAAATTTATCCTTCCCGCTGTCGTTGTACGGAAGTTACAATACAAAATGTCCACGCAGGGGATAACCTGATAGGGAACATCCCACACAGCATTACGACATCAAGCTTCTAAGAGATTAAACTTGACATCGCCCAACCTAACTACATTTACCTAACTACAAATGTATTCTACATATTGTGATCTTGTTAGGTTTGGAAAGAAGGGAGAGGGCCGGTGCAGACAAGCTGTTATTGTGGTGGGGGACCGAGAGACATGGAacaagaaggacggacgacaaattctcAGACTCAGCAGAAGGTTTATTACACAGACCGAAGTATATACCCAAGAGGCGACGCAGAGTTGTTTCGTGAGACCAATGTACTTGCGCTTGAAAAGGATAAAAGACGGAGGTTACTGAAAGAGTCTGTCGAGATGGCCACACGTGGCAAGGTGATTAGTAATCCGTCGTTTTGTCTTCGCCCCCTCTGCGTCGCCTCTTGGGTATATAGTTGGGTCTGTGTAATAAATCTTTTGCTGAGCCTGAGGATTAGTCGTCCGTCCctcttgttccgtgtctctcggtcacCTAGCATGAGCTTGTTTTTCTGGTACAGTTCTGGCGTGCACCACTGATAAGATACATACAACCCCCCTGTACCTTATGTACTATCCCTATGCAGTACCCTATGTACTATCGTGAGCTTTATGAGAGGAAACCTCCTCTACCACTTGTGGCTGATAACCTCCTCTGCTACTTGTGGCGGCGCTCTGTGGCGACACAGTGAGTTTTTCTGTTTTGTCTGGTGCCGGCACCCCGTCCTGTCAGCCTGTGATATTAGGTCGTAAGAGCGCCGCTCGCATTATCATTTGTCAAGAGGAGTGTGATGGGGGTGACGGTAACAGAAGGCACAGCAGCGCCCTTTCCACTTCCATACCGAATGAGCCACAAGGCGTCGCCGTGAGTAACGGACGAGGCTATCTGCCACGCGCTCGCAAATTCCTTTTCATAAAGCTCACGATAGTACCTATATCAACTTTCAGGACATTGCATGCGCAGGCTGTGGAGTTTGAATTATGTAGAAGGGCTGGTGTCAGGTTTTTTCGATGAGCATATGTGGCGCTTCTTTCTCGGCTTAAACTCTATGTTCTCATGCAAATCGCGCTTCCGTGCTTCCGTGTTGTTCTGGGGGAGGGTTCTCACATTTTAAGTACAGGGTCATCTGCAATGTTGTGTAGAAGTCCATTTCACTATTAGTAATGTGAAGAATAGGAGCATATATTTCGAATCACTTACCGTACTTCGATATCAGTCCTGCCCCTTCTCTCACAGCGAGCTAAGACAGGGATAAGAATGTAAAGTAAGCATAAGCACTCTTCGAAACACAAAGTCATAGTACTTTGCTTCACTAGCATTTACGATGACGTCTAGACATACTATGTATTGAGTCATTACGATGCCACTGTTCATCATTGACTGTCTATCATTGACCATCATTGAATTCGTCCACCAGTTTTCTCCATACTAAGCATGACTGCATCATGCATGATTGTCCCATCACTGTAAATGCCACTCTTTGATATAGTAGACAAGCTAACGACTAGTTCATTTTGACTCCTCATTATTTCAATCACACAGGTTACGTAGCTGTAAGTAGCCCTTGCCTGATGGGTACGGGCAGCAGTCAAGTCTCCCTTCCTAAAGCTGTCGAAAACCGCCTTGGCCACACAACCTTGATAAGTGAAAGTTCCGCCAATGGCTGCCGTCACTCCCAGAGCAAGGGCACACAAGAGGATCTGTCCAGTAGAGAGAAAGAGCTGTCACATACAAACGTCGTATTTACTAAGACCGCATCCTTGAGGTACATTATCTTAATGAAATGGTGCACAATGCACGAGGTTACTTGACGTCATCCCAGACTGACTTTTCTTGGTATGTTTTGTATTATACTTAGTAATTTCCCCGGAACATATTTGTACCCCATTTCTGACATTTCAGGAGTACCCCATTTCAGGAGTTTATACTTACTACATACActactttttgtttgtttctttgttttgtttttgtctgATACAGTTCGATTTCACAAATTTCTGCCACCTTTTTCATCTACTTGACCTTTCCTATGGAACCTGTCCTCTAGTACCGCGTTTTGAGCTCAATCTAGATCTTCTTTTCCCGAAACTTTCTTTAGGGGTGTTTATGGCACATGAACCATCTTTTTGCACATCATCAGAAAAATGTGTATTTCAAAACAAGAAAGACCACATTTTGAAGGCGTCTTGCAGCGTCCGGCTCGCAGAAGACTGACCATAAAAATGATCAATGTTGCTGATTATTATTCCTTTTGTCTTTATGACAGACCTGCTACCACTGCATGAGAGAGCCTTTTCGAGTGCCCTGGAATTTTCCGCTGATGAGTCATTCGCGGTCGGTCAAGAAACTATACCGAACATTGTAGGACACGTGTGCAGGACAAACACGTGTATGCTTAACCATAGCGCACGCTTGCACACGGATTTATTCTTCTAACTGTGAGAAATATCACAGAGATAGAAAAGTTTTTATGGCTGCATTCCCAACGTAGCTTTCAAGCTGATTTCTGTGTTCGGTGGTAGGATTTTAATTAGAACGTATGATGCTCGTATTCTTACATGATAAAGTGACAGCTTACCTCATCGCAACCGAAGAAAATCTTCAAATGATTTCGATCGCGTTTGAGGAACCCAGATAAGTCTTTGAGATCACTGGAAGAATATTTCGCACCACAAAGTGTCGGTACAGCTTTACTTGCGGCCAAGAGGAAGTCATCGAACTTGACTGCAATGCCAGGAGACGACGACAAGTTCATCACTGATGGGACGACACGTCGACATCGGTCACTTACGGTATACGCCGGTGAGTTCCGGCAGGTGGTAATACAACAGTGGCGTCTTCGGGGCAGCTGATGAAACATTCTTCAGGTACTCGATAAGTTGGTCTTACGGAAAGAAAAAATATTAAAGCACCACGTTTCATGAAACAGAAAGGGATAGTAGCTTGGTGCCTAACATGACATTCTGATAATGTTATGGGAGCTAAATGCAAGAAAATCCGTCCCTGTGACGCATGCAGGGTAATCTAAGGGAAGGTGAATGAAGCATCGAAAGTCGATAATTGTGCAATCAAAGTCCTTCGTCCTGGCGTCAATAATCACGTACACCTTAAGAACAGAATTTCATCACATGGCACGCTCAAGTCCTATCAGTTGACGGGATGACATCATTATCACTCCGGGACTAAGAAGATAGCGGGGAGTACACTCTTCTGTGGCTGTCACTGAGTGTCCGAAAATACTCTTCCACTTGGAACAGTCAGAAAGCGACATCATTCTGAATGGTGACTGACTAGGGTCATATCTTAGGTAAAGTTCTCTTTTAGATCACTAAAAAATGCCATTAGGGATGAATAGCGAACAATGTGCCGCTTCGCATTGGGGGCCGGTGCCCTGGTGTTTACATCTACAAGCCAATCagagtaattgtaacttgcacgCCTTTGATGTCATCGCTTAGAGGGCGATGACAAGTACCAAAGCGTCGTATGCCCTCAAGCACCTCGCTGTTTATTTATATACGATGAGTAGATAAACTGAAAGTTATTTCAGCTAGCCAACGTTGTTCTGTGTCGCAAGTTTGGTGATTGGGCTGTTACAGACAAGTTTGCACATCGCCATTTCctgcccaagcggccacggatccaaaGAGTAATCCAAacaatagggagtttcatcagcgggttctaCGTGGTGTTTAAAGCGATATGCGTCAAGGAGTGCTACAGAACTTGTAGGAAATCCGCATAAAAAAGTGCCCCGTCGTCTGCGAAACTACCGCGTGTTGCATactttggggcgctgacgttgctgctcactcgcgccacctgacCCACAGAAACAGGTGTATACTGTATACATCTGATGGCATATAAATCCATTGTCTTACTTCCTAAGTTattaacaggcaaaaatgggagaagtctagcactcgcaagtggataaaataagtatttaaagagattgaaatatttattttactgaaaaacaagggTATGAAAAGGATGAAacatacattgaacacttggtagagatatttacACTAATGTACATCAAttgatgtacattagtataaatatctctgctaagtgttcaatgtatcgcacctgatgaaggacggactccgtccgaaagcttgtttttcagtaaaataaatgtttcaatctctttaaatacttatttttccTAAGTTATCTAAGGTGGGACATAAGGGACGCACTAGCATTTCGTCTGTCTTTCTGCATTTGGTTCCTTGTCTATGGCCTGATATATAGAGTAATAATAATGCGGGCTTTATatcacgagacaactgagatcatgagtgacgccacagtggCGACGTCGCgtctgtgaattaattttgcccacctgagccGAAATTTCGACACACGGAGCATTAcacttaacgtccctcgcggaaggcgGCGTGTCTGGGCAATTTGTACctttccaccaagttgccactgTCCTCCGCcaggtttgaacccgcgatcgtGGGATCAGCGAGCGAAcactctaccgactgagccaccgagggcaGCTATACATAGAGAAAGGGAGTATAGCTCTTCCGCTACGCTTTATCTTCTCAGCGAAGGAGAGCCGTAATCGGCTTCAGCTAATATTTCCTTTCTATCagttgtgggggggggggtgcagacTCTCGGGTCAAGTGTCTCATATCACGCTTACACGACCGAACCAGAGTATCATATTTGTAAAACTAAGGCTCGTCTCATTGAGGCACGTACTCGTACGACTTCAGGAGACCTTCATCACCACCCTCATCACAGTACTCATTGAACAATCCGTGAAGAAATTACAGAGTCAATAAATGTATAATGTATATACGAACGGAAATTGGTAATAAACAAAAAAACGCCTCACAATGGCTCCTGTGGCCAGGCGACACACCCTGTGCTTAGTCGTCTGCGCaaagttatttttattttatgggAACCAGCTTCGTTTTGTATCACCAAGTGTACAAAGGCAGTGAAACATTTTGACAAATTTCCCAGTGTTATTCACAAATTTATGAAACAACGATTCCGATGACATACCATTATTGCAGCATTTGTAGTAAATCGGGGGAAGGACTGCAATGGCGTCAGCACCAATTGATTCAGCATGATGGGCCTACATTTCGGAACAAAGCAGAATCACAGAAATTATGTTCACCTGCATAAGGACTATATGTGAAATACACAACAATCATTTCGTGTGTTGGTTCGCGACTTCGGCATAGACGTCCCTCAAATATAACATAAATCCTCACGAGGCGCTTCAACGTTCGTATTCCTCTACCAGGGGAAGTGGGTCtcgataaaaaaagaaaaacaatgtgtcGGTACTTTCGGGAATCTCGTAGGAGCCCGCTAAAGCTCAATTTCTGTAAATAGTTTCTATTCTGTGAGAATATTTCTgcaagaaaaaatttaagcacAGAAACCACGAAGAGTGCAATTGTACTGCATTCTAATTGTTTGCCTGCTATCCGGAATACATTATCCAGACGTTTACTGCGGATTTTACGCAGCTTTCAACCCTTTCAATTTGTAATTTCAACCCTTGCTCGCTTCGAATGAAGAATCATCAAGGATAGCTCCTGCAGTAGAAAACTGAAATGCCTGCTCTGACTTCATTCGCgttataaaaataaaaaaaagaaggaagagtaCGCCAATACAGGTGCGCTACCAGCATTACTATTAATGTGCTGTCTGTAAGTAGACGCACCAACTACTCTGGGAGTGAAGCAAACGTGGTTAGATATGTTCGAGGTCTCCGCCACGATATGGTCAATGCCTCTTCGACTCCGGGACGCAAAAAAGTTTCGAAATGTTGCCGACCATGTAAGAACAGTAAAGATAATACCAGGTATTTGGCTGGACTGGTCCACTTCAACAGCATGTAGTACACGTGTAAAGTGTTGGCACGGCGTGCTCTTAtagccctgtcacacgggcagcctTCAATGATCCATTCAAACCAACGGCGATTGAACAGGTGCGTAGCGCCTCCTAGCGtataacgtgtcaacctgtcagggagcATTCGATcgaatgctctttgagaaggTGACACTTTACACGCTTGCTGGCGCCACGCTCCTGCACAATGACTATTGGTTTGAATGATCATTGAaggctgcccgtgtgacaggggtattacattTCTCTCTTGCAAATGCGATCAGCAAAGGCCCTTAACCTACATGTATGCGTTACTTACCAGATCCTGTGTGTCAGGTAATGAATCGGCGTAGACTTGTATCATCAACAACTCAAGCCTGAAAGCCGAAAGGGTATGTCTCGCAGTTTAGTCTCCTCTCTGCCTTCCACACACAGAAATGTGAATCCAAGCTAAATAAAGAAACATACTTACTTTCCATCAGCAGCTTGTATCCATTTTTCAGCTAGTTTCTTTCTTTCAGAAACATTGAGAGACAAGCCCTCTCCGGTTGTTCCGTTGACTGCAGTGTAATGGGCGAAGGGGAATATGTAAGAACATTATGCAGAGGGTGACAAGAAAATGGGGACCTGCTACACTGCATTCAGTGCATTTAATGtgctaaataaaaaaaaacaatgttgcTGTCGGTGGAGTGCGGTACCATCGCCGCCTACGCCTCGGAAAGGGTAGATGACGCCTACGCTGTTCAGTCCGTAGGTATCCCGTTAGCTTTCCGCCGTTTTTTACCCGACGAGTGTTTTTCTCTGCCTTCAGCTACGTTGTCAATTGCACTAAACATGTTTGCTCTCCTTTGATGTAACCGTAGCCAGTCATAAGAGGTAGAGTCTAGTTGACAAGAAGGGTCGGGCAGGTCGAGCATGTGGATACTGGGTGATTTCTCCACACACAGTCAAGAACTTTTTTTAAATGCACCAATGAATAGTTCAACACTCAATTTACTGAAAATAGTACCCCGTCACAAtggctaatttagtgtcattttcgtgaagtaCAGTGCAAccaagcgaatgtcactttcactacgtgcttgctgCACGCTTTAAGTAAGCGTCACTTAAGCGATGATGGCAGTTACGATAGATAAGAAAAGACAGCGGCAAAATTTTTAGGTGTGCGCCACAAGTTATTTCATTTAGGAACACTTCCTGCAAATCTTCTTCCAACATAAAATAAATTGGCTTTAAACATGCGCCACAACAAAAATGACCGCCTCCGGATAACCGAGACCGTGAAGTTTTCACAGGCTATTAGCGAgagtaatgacatgttttttggcacaatgtcacactgtactaaaatcaaataaacacgctgttgaaaCTTCTTGTGAAATATTGTGATGTGAGGGCCCCTCgctttttttcagtatttgaaCTTGTACCACAAACGAGCCATCGAGGCTACGCACTCGGTAGCCGAAGAGAAGCGGAGCGactttggggaactcactaaatcttTAGTTCACTTTCTGCCGAGTGATAAAAGAcgctgtgtgacagcacacgaacgACGCTAAGTGCAAGTGTCCCAtgttgaaagtgacactaaattagcccgTGTGACAGAGCACGTGCTTTCGAAAACGGAAGCATACACTTGATCACAGACAGTAAATACAGGTTGGTGcgtattaaaaaaaatgctACCCAAGCAAGTTAGAATCAAGTCAGAGCCGAAAGCCAGTTAGCAAAGAAA
It contains:
- the LOC135385391 gene encoding N-acetylneuraminate lyase-like isoform X2, translated to MEGKFAKIQKYEGLCVAPVTPFDNNGHVNLEIIDKYVEVLRKQGITGAFVNGTTGEGLSLNVSERKKLAEKWIQAADGKLELLMIQVYADSLPDTQDLAHHAESIGADAIAVLPPIYYKCCNNDQLIEYLKNVSSAAPKTPLLYYHLPELTGVYLKFDDFLLAASKAVPTLCGAKYSSSDLKDLSGFLKRDRNHLKIFFGCDEILLCALALGVTAAIGGTFTYQGCVAKAVFDSFRKGDLTAARTHQLAVREGAGLISKYGHWLSGLKSTSCIVTSLDFGCTRSPVCPITSEKLKLLAEDVRDLALTIR
- the LOC135385391 gene encoding N-acetylneuraminate lyase-like isoform X1; translated protein: MEGKFAKIQKYEGLCVAPVTPFDNNGHVNLEIIDKYVEVLRKQGITGAFVNGTTGEGLSLNVSERKKLAEKWIQAADGKLELLMIQVYADSLPDTQDLAHHAESIGADAIAVLPPIYYKCCNNDQLIEYLKNVSSAAPKTPLLYYHLPELTGVYLKFDDFLLAASKAVPTLCGAKYSSSDLKDLSGFLKRDRNHLKIFFGCDEILLCALALGVTAAIGGTFTYQGCVAKAVFDSFRKGDLTAARTHQLAVREGAGLISKYALHINCRTVDLPAKSSQFPRGREHQRNTELVGHLLHVVGYPMYIGHNYRSEGIPF